The following are encoded together in the Coffea arabica cultivar ET-39 chromosome 1c, Coffea Arabica ET-39 HiFi, whole genome shotgun sequence genome:
- the LOC113724862 gene encoding uncharacterized protein isoform X5 produces the protein MSESKGEPKERTDVVDTGPVEYDNTESHQQAAQYPRPNKLKSMQEIYAKTNLICQHFQPGQMSESRGEPKERTDVVDTDHEEGVTSRHPRKNQIKSRRHSTRNRKSKALTDTTDSDVSPPLQVCGKLQGPVESDNLSAEEEIKIVGESFIEDDSNAYPLRTRSRRSRRMVNRSGSEVTIPRKRVRRQPRRPLNFSTSITSEGVLSSRQFYRYMDHIWSEVSAEKRNSIACMDCLWFNTYAESKWKEKVLKWIEREDIFSKKYVLVPIVLWSHWNLLIFCHFGESLQSESSTPCMLLLDSLHMTDPKRLEPLIRKFVMDIYKNEKRPETKELIRKIPLLVPSIPQQIDDKKCGYFVLYYIYLFIKNAPEMFSIDEGYPYFMTEDWFTLEELDGFCRTLESVRVDTTSSDE, from the exons ATGTCAGAAAGCAAAGGTGAACCGAAGGAAAGAACAGATGTTGTTGATACTG GTCCTGTTGAATATGACAATACAGAGTCGCATCAGCAAGCTGCTCAGTATCCTCGCCCAAATAAGTTAAAAAGCATGCAGGAAATTTATGCTAAAACTAACCTCATATGTCAACATTTTCAGCCTGGCCAGATGTCAGAAAGTAGAGGTGAACCCAAGGAAAGAACAGATGTTGTTGATACTG ATCATGAAGAAGGTGTGACCTCCAGACACCCAAGAAAGAACCAAATCAAGTCACGTCGCCATTCAACGAGAAATAGAAAAAGCAAAGCTTTAACTGATACAACTGATTCTGATGTTAGCCCCCCACTCCAAGTTTGTGGGAAACTTCAGGGACCAGTAGAGTCTGATAATTTGAGTGctgaagaagaaattaaaattgTTGGAGAGTCTTTTATTGAGGACGACAGCAATGCCTATCCTCTTCGAACTAGAAGCAGGAGAAGCAGAAGAATGGTCAATAGAAGTGGTTCTGAAGTTACCATTCCAAGAAAAAGAGTTCGACGGCAACCAAGGAGACCCCTGAATTTCAGCACTTCAATCACATCGGAAGGAGTTTTAAGCTCCAGGCAATTTTATCGCTACATGGA CCACATATGGAGTGAGGTTTCTGCAGAGAAGAGAAACTCAATTGCATGCATGGATTGCTTGTGGTTTAACACATACGCGGAAAGTAAATGGAAGGAAAAGGTGTTAAAATGGATAGAGAGGGaagatatattttcaaaaaaatatgttctGGTTCCCATTGTTCTGTG GTCTCATTGGAATCTCCTGATCTTCTGCCATTTCGGTGAAAGCCTGCAATCAGAAAGCAGCACTCCCTGCATGTTATTGTTGGATTCGCTGCACATGACAGATCCTAAGAGGCTTGAACCTTTAATTAGAAA GTTTGTTATGGACATATATAAAAATgagaagaggccagaaaccaaAGAATTGATTCGTAAAATTCCTCTTTTGGTTCCTAGT aTTCCTCAGCAGATAGATGATAAAAAATGTGGGTATTTTGTCCTTTACTATATTTATTTGTTCATAAAGAATGCTCCTGAGATGTTTAGCATCGACGAGGGCTACCCTTACTTT ATGACAGAAGACTGGTTCACTCTTGAAGAGCTCGACGGCTTCTGTAGAACACTCGAATCAGTTCGGGTCGACACTACAAGCTCAGATGAATAG
- the LOC113724862 gene encoding probable ubiquitin-like-specific protease 2A isoform X9: MLLILPGQMSESRGEPKERTDVVDTDHEEGVTSRHPRKNQIKSRRHSTRNRKSKALTDTTDSDVSPPLQVCGKLQGPVESDNLSAEEEIKIVGESFIEDDSNAYPLRTRSRRSRRMVNRSGSEVTIPRKRVRRQPRRPLNFSTSITSEGVLSSRQFYRYMDHIWSEVSAEKRNSIACMDCLWFNTYAESKWKEKVLKWIEREDIFSKKYVLVPIVLWSHWNLLIFCHFGESLQSESSTPCMLLLDSLHMTDPKRLEPLIRKFVMDIYKNEKRPETKELIRKIPLLVPSIPQQIDDKKCGYFVLYYIYLFIKNAPEMFSIDEGYPYFMTEDWFTLEELDGFCRTLESVRVDTTSSDE; encoded by the exons ATGTTGTTGATACTG CCTGGCCAGATGTCAGAAAGTAGAGGTGAACCCAAGGAAAGAACAGATGTTGTTGATACTG ATCATGAAGAAGGTGTGACCTCCAGACACCCAAGAAAGAACCAAATCAAGTCACGTCGCCATTCAACGAGAAATAGAAAAAGCAAAGCTTTAACTGATACAACTGATTCTGATGTTAGCCCCCCACTCCAAGTTTGTGGGAAACTTCAGGGACCAGTAGAGTCTGATAATTTGAGTGctgaagaagaaattaaaattgTTGGAGAGTCTTTTATTGAGGACGACAGCAATGCCTATCCTCTTCGAACTAGAAGCAGGAGAAGCAGAAGAATGGTCAATAGAAGTGGTTCTGAAGTTACCATTCCAAGAAAAAGAGTTCGACGGCAACCAAGGAGACCCCTGAATTTCAGCACTTCAATCACATCGGAAGGAGTTTTAAGCTCCAGGCAATTTTATCGCTACATGGA CCACATATGGAGTGAGGTTTCTGCAGAGAAGAGAAACTCAATTGCATGCATGGATTGCTTGTGGTTTAACACATACGCGGAAAGTAAATGGAAGGAAAAGGTGTTAAAATGGATAGAGAGGGaagatatattttcaaaaaaatatgttctGGTTCCCATTGTTCTGTG GTCTCATTGGAATCTCCTGATCTTCTGCCATTTCGGTGAAAGCCTGCAATCAGAAAGCAGCACTCCCTGCATGTTATTGTTGGATTCGCTGCACATGACAGATCCTAAGAGGCTTGAACCTTTAATTAGAAA GTTTGTTATGGACATATATAAAAATgagaagaggccagaaaccaaAGAATTGATTCGTAAAATTCCTCTTTTGGTTCCTAGT aTTCCTCAGCAGATAGATGATAAAAAATGTGGGTATTTTGTCCTTTACTATATTTATTTGTTCATAAAGAATGCTCCTGAGATGTTTAGCATCGACGAGGGCTACCCTTACTTT ATGACAGAAGACTGGTTCACTCTTGAAGAGCTCGACGGCTTCTGTAGAACACTCGAATCAGTTCGGGTCGACACTACAAGCTCAGATGAATAG
- the LOC113724862 gene encoding probable ubiquitin-like-specific protease 2A isoform X10, whose translation MLLILPGQMSESRGEPKERTDVVDTEGVTSRHPRKNQIKSRRHSTRNRKSKALTDTTDSDVSPPLQVCGKLQGPVESDNLSAEEEIKIVGESFIEDDSNAYPLRTRSRRSRRMVNRSGSEVTIPRKRVRRQPRRPLNFSTSITSEGVLSSRQFYRYMDHIWSEVSAEKRNSIACMDCLWFNTYAESKWKEKVLKWIEREDIFSKKYVLVPIVLWSHWNLLIFCHFGESLQSESSTPCMLLLDSLHMTDPKRLEPLIRKFVMDIYKNEKRPETKELIRKIPLLVPSIPQQIDDKKCGYFVLYYIYLFIKNAPEMFSIDEGYPYFMTEDWFTLEELDGFCRTLESVRVDTTSSDE comes from the exons ATGTTGTTGATACTG CCTGGCCAGATGTCAGAAAGTAGAGGTGAACCCAAGGAAAGAACAGATGTTGTTGATACTG AAGGTGTGACCTCCAGACACCCAAGAAAGAACCAAATCAAGTCACGTCGCCATTCAACGAGAAATAGAAAAAGCAAAGCTTTAACTGATACAACTGATTCTGATGTTAGCCCCCCACTCCAAGTTTGTGGGAAACTTCAGGGACCAGTAGAGTCTGATAATTTGAGTGctgaagaagaaattaaaattgTTGGAGAGTCTTTTATTGAGGACGACAGCAATGCCTATCCTCTTCGAACTAGAAGCAGGAGAAGCAGAAGAATGGTCAATAGAAGTGGTTCTGAAGTTACCATTCCAAGAAAAAGAGTTCGACGGCAACCAAGGAGACCCCTGAATTTCAGCACTTCAATCACATCGGAAGGAGTTTTAAGCTCCAGGCAATTTTATCGCTACATGGA CCACATATGGAGTGAGGTTTCTGCAGAGAAGAGAAACTCAATTGCATGCATGGATTGCTTGTGGTTTAACACATACGCGGAAAGTAAATGGAAGGAAAAGGTGTTAAAATGGATAGAGAGGGaagatatattttcaaaaaaatatgttctGGTTCCCATTGTTCTGTG GTCTCATTGGAATCTCCTGATCTTCTGCCATTTCGGTGAAAGCCTGCAATCAGAAAGCAGCACTCCCTGCATGTTATTGTTGGATTCGCTGCACATGACAGATCCTAAGAGGCTTGAACCTTTAATTAGAAA GTTTGTTATGGACATATATAAAAATgagaagaggccagaaaccaaAGAATTGATTCGTAAAATTCCTCTTTTGGTTCCTAGT aTTCCTCAGCAGATAGATGATAAAAAATGTGGGTATTTTGTCCTTTACTATATTTATTTGTTCATAAAGAATGCTCCTGAGATGTTTAGCATCGACGAGGGCTACCCTTACTTT ATGACAGAAGACTGGTTCACTCTTGAAGAGCTCGACGGCTTCTGTAGAACACTCGAATCAGTTCGGGTCGACACTACAAGCTCAGATGAATAG
- the LOC113724862 gene encoding probable ubiquitin-like-specific protease 2A isoform X11, which produces MLLILPGQMSESRGEPKERTDVVDTEGVTSRHPRKNQIKSRRHSTRNRKSKALTDTTDSDVSPPLQVCGKLQGPVESDNLSAEEEIKIVGESFIEDDSNAYPLRTRSRRSRRMVNRSGSEVTIPRKRVRRQPRRPLNFSTSITSEGVLSSRQFYRYMDHIWSEVSAEKRNSIACMDCLWFNTYAESKWKEKVLKWIEREDIFSKKYVLVPIVLWSHWNLLIFCHFGESLQSESSTPCMLLLDSLHMTDPKRLEPLIRKFVMDIYKNEKRPETKELIRKIPLLVPSIPQQIDDKKCGYFVLYYIYLFIKNAPEMFSIDEGYPYFMTEDWFTLEELDGFCRTLESVRVDTTSSDE; this is translated from the exons CCTGGCCAGATGTCAGAAAGTAGAGGTGAACCCAAGGAAAGAACAGATGTTGTTGATACTG AAGGTGTGACCTCCAGACACCCAAGAAAGAACCAAATCAAGTCACGTCGCCATTCAACGAGAAATAGAAAAAGCAAAGCTTTAACTGATACAACTGATTCTGATGTTAGCCCCCCACTCCAAGTTTGTGGGAAACTTCAGGGACCAGTAGAGTCTGATAATTTGAGTGctgaagaagaaattaaaattgTTGGAGAGTCTTTTATTGAGGACGACAGCAATGCCTATCCTCTTCGAACTAGAAGCAGGAGAAGCAGAAGAATGGTCAATAGAAGTGGTTCTGAAGTTACCATTCCAAGAAAAAGAGTTCGACGGCAACCAAGGAGACCCCTGAATTTCAGCACTTCAATCACATCGGAAGGAGTTTTAAGCTCCAGGCAATTTTATCGCTACATGGA CCACATATGGAGTGAGGTTTCTGCAGAGAAGAGAAACTCAATTGCATGCATGGATTGCTTGTGGTTTAACACATACGCGGAAAGTAAATGGAAGGAAAAGGTGTTAAAATGGATAGAGAGGGaagatatattttcaaaaaaatatgttctGGTTCCCATTGTTCTGTG GTCTCATTGGAATCTCCTGATCTTCTGCCATTTCGGTGAAAGCCTGCAATCAGAAAGCAGCACTCCCTGCATGTTATTGTTGGATTCGCTGCACATGACAGATCCTAAGAGGCTTGAACCTTTAATTAGAAA GTTTGTTATGGACATATATAAAAATgagaagaggccagaaaccaaAGAATTGATTCGTAAAATTCCTCTTTTGGTTCCTAGT aTTCCTCAGCAGATAGATGATAAAAAATGTGGGTATTTTGTCCTTTACTATATTTATTTGTTCATAAAGAATGCTCCTGAGATGTTTAGCATCGACGAGGGCTACCCTTACTTT ATGACAGAAGACTGGTTCACTCTTGAAGAGCTCGACGGCTTCTGTAGAACACTCGAATCAGTTCGGGTCGACACTACAAGCTCAGATGAATAG